One genomic region from Equus caballus isolate H_3958 breed thoroughbred chromosome 4, TB-T2T, whole genome shotgun sequence encodes:
- the MTERF1 gene encoding transcription termination factor 1, mitochondrial isoform X3 has product MCGGWVQSGLSIPKGLAYLTVMAPRNLLCMRSNFLFGSRCWMIQFSAEMLFKSVSFRLFGVKYGSADAEPLKNEELLHNLLTMGVDVDMAKRRQPGVFNRVGTNEQDLKMFLLSKGAKEEVIASIISRYPRAITRTHESLSKRWDLWRRIMTSDLEIVNILERSPESFFRSNNNLNLENNIKFLYSVGLTRKCLCRLLTNAPRTFSNSLDLNKQMVELLQEICLSLGHSDPTDFVRKIILKNPFILSQSTKRVKANIEFLQSTFNLNNEELLILIRGPGAEILDLSNDYARRNYTNIKEKLFSLGCTEEEVQKFVLSYPDVIFLGERKFNDKIDCLIEEKISISQIIENPRILDSSINTLKNRIKELVNAGYNLSTSSITLLSWSQKRYKAKLKKLNIG; this is encoded by the exons ATGTGTGGCGGTTGGGTACAGTCTGGGTTGAG CATTCCAAAAGGTTTGGCCTACCTGACCGTTATGGCACCAAGAAACCTCTTGTGTATGAGAAGTAACTTTCTCTTTGGTTCAAGATGTTGGATGATCCAATTTTCAGCAGAAATGCTCTTTAAATCAGTTTCATTTAGGCTTTTTGGTGTGAAGTATGGTAGTGCAGATGCTGAGCCTTTGAAGAATGAAGAACTACTGCATAACTTACTTACTATGGGAGTAGATGTTGACATGGCGAAGAGACGACAGCCTGGAGTTTTTAATAGGGTGGGTACTAATGAGCAGGACTTGAAGATGTTCCTTCTGTCCAAAGGAGCTAAAGAAGAAGTGATTGCTAGCATCATATCAAGATATCCACGAGCTATAACACGCACACATGAAAGTCTTTCAAAACGGTGGGATCTTTGGAGAAGAATTATGACATCAGACCttgaaattgtaaatattttggaACGTTCTCCTGAATCCTTTTTTCGGTCCAATAACAACCTAAACTTAGAGAATAATATAAAGTTCCTCTACTCAGTTGGATTGACCCGTAAATGCCTTTGTCGATTGTTGACCAATGCCCCACGTACCTTTTCCAATAGTCTTGATCTGAATAAACAGATGGTTGAACTTTTGCAAGAAATCTGTTTGTCCTTGGGTCACAGTGATCCCACAGATTTTGTCaggaagataattttaaaaaaccctttcATCTTAAGTCAGAGCACCAAACGGGTAAAAGCTAACATTGAGTTTTTGCAGTCAACTTTCAACTTGAACAATGAGGAGCTGCTCATTCTGATACGTGGTCCAGGAGCTGAAATCCTAGACCTTTCCAATGACTATGCCAGAAGGAACTATACAAATATCAAAGAGAAGCTATTTTCTCTTGGGTGTACTGAAGAAGAGGTACAGAAGTTTGTCTTAAGCTATCCAGATGTGATCTTCTTGGGGGAGAGAAAGTTTAATGATAAAATAGACTGcctcatagaagaaaaaattagcatCTCACAAATAATTGAAAATCCTCGGATTTTGGATTCAAgcataaatactttaaaaaatcgAATCAAAGAATTGGTAAATGCTGGCTATAACTTGAGTACATCAAGCATCACTCTTCTATCTTGGAGTCAAAAAAGATATAAAGCTAAattgaaaaagttaaacattGGATAG
- the MTERF1 gene encoding transcription termination factor 1, mitochondrial isoform X4, whose translation MSIPKGLAYLTVMAPRNLLCMRSNFLFGSRCWMIQFSAEMLFKSVSFRLFGVKYGSADAEPLKNEELLHNLLTMGVDVDMAKRRQPGVFNRVGTNEQDLKMFLLSKGAKEEVIASIISRYPRAITRTHESLSKRWDLWRRIMTSDLEIVNILERSPESFFRSNNNLNLENNIKFLYSVGLTRKCLCRLLTNAPRTFSNSLDLNKQMVELLQEICLSLGHSDPTDFVRKIILKNPFILSQSTKRVKANIEFLQSTFNLNNEELLILIRGPGAEILDLSNDYARRNYTNIKEKLFSLGCTEEEVQKFVLSYPDVIFLGERKFNDKIDCLIEEKISISQIIENPRILDSSINTLKNRIKELVNAGYNLSTSSITLLSWSQKRYKAKLKKLNIG comes from the exons ATGAG CATTCCAAAAGGTTTGGCCTACCTGACCGTTATGGCACCAAGAAACCTCTTGTGTATGAGAAGTAACTTTCTCTTTGGTTCAAGATGTTGGATGATCCAATTTTCAGCAGAAATGCTCTTTAAATCAGTTTCATTTAGGCTTTTTGGTGTGAAGTATGGTAGTGCAGATGCTGAGCCTTTGAAGAATGAAGAACTACTGCATAACTTACTTACTATGGGAGTAGATGTTGACATGGCGAAGAGACGACAGCCTGGAGTTTTTAATAGGGTGGGTACTAATGAGCAGGACTTGAAGATGTTCCTTCTGTCCAAAGGAGCTAAAGAAGAAGTGATTGCTAGCATCATATCAAGATATCCACGAGCTATAACACGCACACATGAAAGTCTTTCAAAACGGTGGGATCTTTGGAGAAGAATTATGACATCAGACCttgaaattgtaaatattttggaACGTTCTCCTGAATCCTTTTTTCGGTCCAATAACAACCTAAACTTAGAGAATAATATAAAGTTCCTCTACTCAGTTGGATTGACCCGTAAATGCCTTTGTCGATTGTTGACCAATGCCCCACGTACCTTTTCCAATAGTCTTGATCTGAATAAACAGATGGTTGAACTTTTGCAAGAAATCTGTTTGTCCTTGGGTCACAGTGATCCCACAGATTTTGTCaggaagataattttaaaaaaccctttcATCTTAAGTCAGAGCACCAAACGGGTAAAAGCTAACATTGAGTTTTTGCAGTCAACTTTCAACTTGAACAATGAGGAGCTGCTCATTCTGATACGTGGTCCAGGAGCTGAAATCCTAGACCTTTCCAATGACTATGCCAGAAGGAACTATACAAATATCAAAGAGAAGCTATTTTCTCTTGGGTGTACTGAAGAAGAGGTACAGAAGTTTGTCTTAAGCTATCCAGATGTGATCTTCTTGGGGGAGAGAAAGTTTAATGATAAAATAGACTGcctcatagaagaaaaaattagcatCTCACAAATAATTGAAAATCCTCGGATTTTGGATTCAAgcataaatactttaaaaaatcgAATCAAAGAATTGGTAAATGCTGGCTATAACTTGAGTACATCAAGCATCACTCTTCTATCTTGGAGTCAAAAAAGATATAAAGCTAAattgaaaaagttaaacattGGATAG
- the MTERF1 gene encoding transcription termination factor 1, mitochondrial isoform X2: MCGGWVQSGLRWGQLFSGFSGEVQSPLSLRQMSIPKGLAYLTVMAPRNLLCMRSNFLFGSRCWMIQFSAEMLFKSVSFRLFGVKYGSADAEPLKNEELLHNLLTMGVDVDMAKRRQPGVFNRVGTNEQDLKMFLLSKGAKEEVIASIISRYPRAITRTHESLSKRWDLWRRIMTSDLEIVNILERSPESFFRSNNNLNLENNIKFLYSVGLTRKCLCRLLTNAPRTFSNSLDLNKQMVELLQEICLSLGHSDPTDFVRKIILKNPFILSQSTKRVKANIEFLQSTFNLNNEELLILIRGPGAEILDLSNDYARRNYTNIKEKLFSLGCTEEEVQKFVLSYPDVIFLGERKFNDKIDCLIEEKISISQIIENPRILDSSINTLKNRIKELVNAGYNLSTSSITLLSWSQKRYKAKLKKLNIG, encoded by the exons ATGTGTGGCGGTTGGGTACAGTCTGGGTTGAGGTGG GGACAGCTATTTTCCGGTTTTTCTGGAGAAGTGCAAAGTCCTCTTTCTTTAAGACAAATGAG CATTCCAAAAGGTTTGGCCTACCTGACCGTTATGGCACCAAGAAACCTCTTGTGTATGAGAAGTAACTTTCTCTTTGGTTCAAGATGTTGGATGATCCAATTTTCAGCAGAAATGCTCTTTAAATCAGTTTCATTTAGGCTTTTTGGTGTGAAGTATGGTAGTGCAGATGCTGAGCCTTTGAAGAATGAAGAACTACTGCATAACTTACTTACTATGGGAGTAGATGTTGACATGGCGAAGAGACGACAGCCTGGAGTTTTTAATAGGGTGGGTACTAATGAGCAGGACTTGAAGATGTTCCTTCTGTCCAAAGGAGCTAAAGAAGAAGTGATTGCTAGCATCATATCAAGATATCCACGAGCTATAACACGCACACATGAAAGTCTTTCAAAACGGTGGGATCTTTGGAGAAGAATTATGACATCAGACCttgaaattgtaaatattttggaACGTTCTCCTGAATCCTTTTTTCGGTCCAATAACAACCTAAACTTAGAGAATAATATAAAGTTCCTCTACTCAGTTGGATTGACCCGTAAATGCCTTTGTCGATTGTTGACCAATGCCCCACGTACCTTTTCCAATAGTCTTGATCTGAATAAACAGATGGTTGAACTTTTGCAAGAAATCTGTTTGTCCTTGGGTCACAGTGATCCCACAGATTTTGTCaggaagataattttaaaaaaccctttcATCTTAAGTCAGAGCACCAAACGGGTAAAAGCTAACATTGAGTTTTTGCAGTCAACTTTCAACTTGAACAATGAGGAGCTGCTCATTCTGATACGTGGTCCAGGAGCTGAAATCCTAGACCTTTCCAATGACTATGCCAGAAGGAACTATACAAATATCAAAGAGAAGCTATTTTCTCTTGGGTGTACTGAAGAAGAGGTACAGAAGTTTGTCTTAAGCTATCCAGATGTGATCTTCTTGGGGGAGAGAAAGTTTAATGATAAAATAGACTGcctcatagaagaaaaaattagcatCTCACAAATAATTGAAAATCCTCGGATTTTGGATTCAAgcataaatactttaaaaaatcgAATCAAAGAATTGGTAAATGCTGGCTATAACTTGAGTACATCAAGCATCACTCTTCTATCTTGGAGTCAAAAAAGATATAAAGCTAAattgaaaaagttaaacattGGATAG
- the MTERF1 gene encoding transcription termination factor 1, mitochondrial isoform X1: MCGGWVQSGLRWVGSRCCAFMFSGAGLGQLFSGFSGEVQSPLSLRQMSIPKGLAYLTVMAPRNLLCMRSNFLFGSRCWMIQFSAEMLFKSVSFRLFGVKYGSADAEPLKNEELLHNLLTMGVDVDMAKRRQPGVFNRVGTNEQDLKMFLLSKGAKEEVIASIISRYPRAITRTHESLSKRWDLWRRIMTSDLEIVNILERSPESFFRSNNNLNLENNIKFLYSVGLTRKCLCRLLTNAPRTFSNSLDLNKQMVELLQEICLSLGHSDPTDFVRKIILKNPFILSQSTKRVKANIEFLQSTFNLNNEELLILIRGPGAEILDLSNDYARRNYTNIKEKLFSLGCTEEEVQKFVLSYPDVIFLGERKFNDKIDCLIEEKISISQIIENPRILDSSINTLKNRIKELVNAGYNLSTSSITLLSWSQKRYKAKLKKLNIG, translated from the exons ATGTGTGGCGGTTGGGTACAGTCTGGGTTGAGGTGGGTGGGTAGCCGTTGCTGTGCTTTTATGTTTTCGGGAGCAGGTCTG GGACAGCTATTTTCCGGTTTTTCTGGAGAAGTGCAAAGTCCTCTTTCTTTAAGACAAATGAG CATTCCAAAAGGTTTGGCCTACCTGACCGTTATGGCACCAAGAAACCTCTTGTGTATGAGAAGTAACTTTCTCTTTGGTTCAAGATGTTGGATGATCCAATTTTCAGCAGAAATGCTCTTTAAATCAGTTTCATTTAGGCTTTTTGGTGTGAAGTATGGTAGTGCAGATGCTGAGCCTTTGAAGAATGAAGAACTACTGCATAACTTACTTACTATGGGAGTAGATGTTGACATGGCGAAGAGACGACAGCCTGGAGTTTTTAATAGGGTGGGTACTAATGAGCAGGACTTGAAGATGTTCCTTCTGTCCAAAGGAGCTAAAGAAGAAGTGATTGCTAGCATCATATCAAGATATCCACGAGCTATAACACGCACACATGAAAGTCTTTCAAAACGGTGGGATCTTTGGAGAAGAATTATGACATCAGACCttgaaattgtaaatattttggaACGTTCTCCTGAATCCTTTTTTCGGTCCAATAACAACCTAAACTTAGAGAATAATATAAAGTTCCTCTACTCAGTTGGATTGACCCGTAAATGCCTTTGTCGATTGTTGACCAATGCCCCACGTACCTTTTCCAATAGTCTTGATCTGAATAAACAGATGGTTGAACTTTTGCAAGAAATCTGTTTGTCCTTGGGTCACAGTGATCCCACAGATTTTGTCaggaagataattttaaaaaaccctttcATCTTAAGTCAGAGCACCAAACGGGTAAAAGCTAACATTGAGTTTTTGCAGTCAACTTTCAACTTGAACAATGAGGAGCTGCTCATTCTGATACGTGGTCCAGGAGCTGAAATCCTAGACCTTTCCAATGACTATGCCAGAAGGAACTATACAAATATCAAAGAGAAGCTATTTTCTCTTGGGTGTACTGAAGAAGAGGTACAGAAGTTTGTCTTAAGCTATCCAGATGTGATCTTCTTGGGGGAGAGAAAGTTTAATGATAAAATAGACTGcctcatagaagaaaaaattagcatCTCACAAATAATTGAAAATCCTCGGATTTTGGATTCAAgcataaatactttaaaaaatcgAATCAAAGAATTGGTAAATGCTGGCTATAACTTGAGTACATCAAGCATCACTCTTCTATCTTGGAGTCAAAAAAGATATAAAGCTAAattgaaaaagttaaacattGGATAG
- the MTERF1 gene encoding transcription termination factor 1, mitochondrial isoform X5 — protein MAPRNLLCMRSNFLFGSRCWMIQFSAEMLFKSVSFRLFGVKYGSADAEPLKNEELLHNLLTMGVDVDMAKRRQPGVFNRVGTNEQDLKMFLLSKGAKEEVIASIISRYPRAITRTHESLSKRWDLWRRIMTSDLEIVNILERSPESFFRSNNNLNLENNIKFLYSVGLTRKCLCRLLTNAPRTFSNSLDLNKQMVELLQEICLSLGHSDPTDFVRKIILKNPFILSQSTKRVKANIEFLQSTFNLNNEELLILIRGPGAEILDLSNDYARRNYTNIKEKLFSLGCTEEEVQKFVLSYPDVIFLGERKFNDKIDCLIEEKISISQIIENPRILDSSINTLKNRIKELVNAGYNLSTSSITLLSWSQKRYKAKLKKLNIG, from the coding sequence ATGGCACCAAGAAACCTCTTGTGTATGAGAAGTAACTTTCTCTTTGGTTCAAGATGTTGGATGATCCAATTTTCAGCAGAAATGCTCTTTAAATCAGTTTCATTTAGGCTTTTTGGTGTGAAGTATGGTAGTGCAGATGCTGAGCCTTTGAAGAATGAAGAACTACTGCATAACTTACTTACTATGGGAGTAGATGTTGACATGGCGAAGAGACGACAGCCTGGAGTTTTTAATAGGGTGGGTACTAATGAGCAGGACTTGAAGATGTTCCTTCTGTCCAAAGGAGCTAAAGAAGAAGTGATTGCTAGCATCATATCAAGATATCCACGAGCTATAACACGCACACATGAAAGTCTTTCAAAACGGTGGGATCTTTGGAGAAGAATTATGACATCAGACCttgaaattgtaaatattttggaACGTTCTCCTGAATCCTTTTTTCGGTCCAATAACAACCTAAACTTAGAGAATAATATAAAGTTCCTCTACTCAGTTGGATTGACCCGTAAATGCCTTTGTCGATTGTTGACCAATGCCCCACGTACCTTTTCCAATAGTCTTGATCTGAATAAACAGATGGTTGAACTTTTGCAAGAAATCTGTTTGTCCTTGGGTCACAGTGATCCCACAGATTTTGTCaggaagataattttaaaaaaccctttcATCTTAAGTCAGAGCACCAAACGGGTAAAAGCTAACATTGAGTTTTTGCAGTCAACTTTCAACTTGAACAATGAGGAGCTGCTCATTCTGATACGTGGTCCAGGAGCTGAAATCCTAGACCTTTCCAATGACTATGCCAGAAGGAACTATACAAATATCAAAGAGAAGCTATTTTCTCTTGGGTGTACTGAAGAAGAGGTACAGAAGTTTGTCTTAAGCTATCCAGATGTGATCTTCTTGGGGGAGAGAAAGTTTAATGATAAAATAGACTGcctcatagaagaaaaaattagcatCTCACAAATAATTGAAAATCCTCGGATTTTGGATTCAAgcataaatactttaaaaaatcgAATCAAAGAATTGGTAAATGCTGGCTATAACTTGAGTACATCAAGCATCACTCTTCTATCTTGGAGTCAAAAAAGATATAAAGCTAAattgaaaaagttaaacattGGATAG